The following coding sequences are from one Musa acuminata AAA Group cultivar baxijiao chromosome BXJ2-4, Cavendish_Baxijiao_AAA, whole genome shotgun sequence window:
- the LOC135609586 gene encoding uncharacterized protein LOC135609586, whose translation MSLLPTPPHSTLTVTSTVPASTTSLAAPRPAVILPGLGNNTGDYKDLVSTLREVYGVPSVVTKVSRVDWLRNAAGLLDPNYWRGTLRPRPVLDWYLERVDEAVAEAKQLLADDGKISLIGHSAGGWLARLYLEEFGASNISLLLTLGSPHSAPPKGLPGVIDQTRGLLDYVDKNCAPAVYTPELKYICFAGRYIRGARLVGNSKDTSSNLNPVDEEPNDSELIKDNGNKKSLSATPNLRARFIGQGYKQVCGEADVWGDGVVPEVSAHLEGALNISLDGVYHSPVGSDDTTRPWYGSPSVLEKWAHHLLT comes from the exons ATGTCTCTCCTCCCTACACCTCCTCATTCCACTCTCACCGTCACCTCCACCGTCCCCGCCTCCACCACCTCTCTCGCCGCCCCCCGCCCCGCCGTCATTCTTCCC GGACTGGGGAACAACACCGGGGACTACAAGGACCTTGTGTCGACGCTTAGGGAGGTGTACGGCGTGCCGTCGGTGGTCACCAAGGTCTCTCGCGTCGACTGGCTCCGCAACGCCGCCGGATTGCTCGACCCCAACTACTGGAGGGGCACCCTCCGCCCGCGGCCCGTCCTCGACTG GTACCTTGAGAGAGTCGACGAGGCCGTGGCCGAGGCTAAGCAGCTCTTGGCAGATG ATGGGAAGATATCGCTTATAGGTCATTCGGCAGGAGGATGGCTTGCGCGTTTGTACTTGGAAGAATTTGGGGCATCTAACATCTCCTTGCTTCTAACTCTTGGATCCCCTCACTC GGCACCACCGAAGGGTTTGCCTGGAGTCATCGATCAAACCAGAGGCCTGCTGGATTATGTTGACAAAAACTGTGCACCTGCTGTTTATACACCAGAACTAAAATACATATGTTTCGCCGGAAG GTATATCCGAGGAGCTCGACTGGTTGGCAATTCCAAGGACACTTCCAGTAATTTGAATCCAGTTGATGAGGAGCCAAATGATTCTGAGTTGATCAAAGATAATGGCAACAAGAAGTCACTCTCAGCTACCCCCAATTTACGCGCTCGCTTTATCGGTCAAGGTTATAAGCAG GTGTGTGGAGAAGCTGATGTTTGGGGAGATGGTGTTGTTCCTGAAGTGTCTGCGCATTTAGAAGGTGCACTAAATATCAGCTTGGATGGTGTGTATCACTCTCCGGTGGGATCTGATGACACAACGAGGCCTTGGTATGGTTCTCCATCTGTGCTTGAGAAATGGGCACATCACCTTTTGACTTAA
- the LOC135609587 gene encoding protein TRI1-like — protein sequence MARVLGGCRALMAAAKAGAKVEAPAPKAAGKATAGILKPLPVSRAMEKFVGASEISRTGAIKKIWDHIKLNQLQNPSNKREIQCDFKLKSIFDGRDKVGMLEISKLIAPHFLKPN from the exons ATGGCTAGGGTTTTGGGTGGCTGCAGGGCCCTCATGGCGGCGGCGAAGGCGGGGGCAAAGGTCGAGGCCCCCGCCCCGAAGGCGGCCGGCAAAGCGACCGCCGGCATCCTCAAGCCGCTCCCCGTCTCCCGGGCCATGGAAAAGTTCGTCGGTGCCTCAGAGATCTCGCGTACCGGGGCCATCAAAAAGATATGGGATCACATCAAGCTCAACCAGCTTCAG AACCCATCAAACAAGAGGGAGATTCAGTGTGACTTTAAGCTGAAGAGTATATTTGATGGAAGAGACAAAGTTGGAATGTTGGAAATATCGAAGCTGATTGCTCCTCATTTCCTCAAGCCTAACTGA
- the LOC135609588 gene encoding protein METHYLENE BLUE SENSITIVITY 1-like: MTGKAKPKKHTAKEIAGKIDAATTNRGGGKAGQSDRSGQDKGGHAKLECPLCKITAPDVKSMQIHHDSRHPKIPFDESKLVNLHATCVPETSKPRPGVRGSYKK, translated from the coding sequence ATGACGGGGAAGGCGAAGCCGAAGAAGCACACGGCGAAAGAGATCGCCGGGAAGATCGACGCGGCGACGACGAACCGGGGCGGGGGCAAGGCGGGGCAGTCGGATCGGTCGGGTCAGGACAAGGGCGGCCACGCGAAGCTCGAGTGTCCCCTGTGCAAGATCACCGCCCCCGACGTCAAGTCCATGCAGATCCATCATGACTCCCGCCACCCCAAGATCCCCTTCGACGAGTCCAAGCTCGTCAATCTCCACGCCACCTGTGTCCCCGAAACCTCCAAGCCCCGCCCCGGTGTCCGCGGCAGCTACAAGAAATAG